From Streptomyces sp. NBC_00370, a single genomic window includes:
- a CDS encoding type VII secretion system-associated protein, protein MSETNGEVLVATDPAEPGAGGSTGTATVDPPPPEEFVEAARLAPDHWLYLIDPTWSDEGPPPEWAVVGQWRSDAEGEIVEWQDNEEYRPSPSAMGWPEPADDVDAAIQLATTGYGPADDVTKALAAAEVAVLVTADGEPVRASAPDSTPVVLVYSSPKYLHLAGRLAFETTRVPEFLERIPEGHSMCINSSGPVSMVMTTDGLADILSAAGEAPEGEGEGEQPGSAAASGWPRTTSTEVPESAAGSSSASGSESGSESESGSDAAQDSRSGEGS, encoded by the coding sequence ATGAGCGAGACCAACGGCGAGGTCCTAGTCGCCACCGACCCGGCGGAGCCGGGAGCGGGCGGCTCCACCGGCACCGCGACAGTGGACCCACCCCCGCCCGAGGAGTTCGTGGAGGCGGCCAGGCTCGCCCCCGACCACTGGCTGTATCTGATCGACCCGACCTGGTCCGACGAAGGCCCGCCGCCGGAGTGGGCCGTGGTGGGGCAGTGGCGCTCCGACGCCGAGGGCGAGATCGTCGAGTGGCAGGACAACGAGGAGTACCGGCCCTCACCCTCCGCGATGGGCTGGCCGGAGCCCGCCGACGACGTGGACGCCGCCATCCAACTGGCCACCACCGGGTACGGCCCCGCTGACGACGTCACCAAGGCGCTGGCCGCCGCGGAGGTGGCCGTACTGGTCACGGCGGACGGCGAGCCGGTGCGCGCCTCGGCGCCCGACAGCACCCCCGTGGTCCTCGTCTACAGCTCCCCGAAGTACCTCCACCTCGCCGGCCGGCTGGCCTTCGAGACGACGCGGGTGCCGGAGTTCCTGGAGCGGATCCCCGAGGGGCACAGCATGTGCATCAACAGCTCGGGTCCCGTCAGCATGGTGATGACCACCGACGGCCTCGCGGACATCCTGAGCGCGGCCGGAGAGGCGCCCGAGGGCGAGGGCGAGGGCGAGCAGCCCGGGTCCGCCGCCGCGTCCGGCTGGCCGCGGACGACGAGCACCGAGGTCCCCGAGTCCGCGGCCGGGTCCTCGTCCGCCTCCGGGTCGGAGTCCGGGTCGGAGTCCGAGTCCGGGTCGGACGCCGCACAGGACTCCCGGTCGGGGGAGGGGAGTTGA
- a CDS encoding RICIN domain-containing protein, with the protein MPSNEPTGQGLEVRRAVPLTGSAGPPDPDALRRRGVDPDAEAAVPPTSFGPTASFGPGSPAAPAEPEADPSTDPEAEPETTVLATAETSTTSETPAPAASAPGGRGAGAAAATATTADGNPPEPSSDTDGGEEPPSGRPTKSLRAAAALAGALLIAVPLLIVVTDKDDDKPKTAEAASGVTILKGDEVAPGSYEAKSPSPSPSPTAGKDDKTKSGSKGESGKNSALDTTSEVGKPDPAAKGAKEKPADAKARTTSVKPKIAVSGPGAQTFDSRLLFNVMTGMCADLAGMGKGKPEARIVQYKCVKARSADNQTWDFVKKQQGKAPGGRDLYVIRNTKDGLCMDLPGKGAVPGRTAVQEYGCDGSLTDNQLWWLEGRGGGEWWIRSYRASNMCLDVWGEHGTGGQNARLGVAKCSPGDDHAWRLA; encoded by the coding sequence ATGCCCAGCAACGAACCGACGGGCCAGGGCCTGGAGGTGCGCCGCGCCGTACCGCTGACCGGCTCGGCGGGCCCGCCCGACCCTGACGCACTGCGGCGGAGGGGCGTCGACCCGGACGCGGAGGCAGCCGTGCCGCCGACCTCCTTCGGACCGACCGCCTCCTTCGGACCGGGTTCCCCGGCCGCTCCGGCCGAGCCCGAGGCGGACCCGTCGACAGACCCGGAGGCCGAGCCCGAGACGACGGTCCTCGCGACGGCCGAGACGTCCACGACGTCGGAGACCCCGGCGCCCGCCGCGTCCGCGCCCGGCGGTCGCGGTGCGGGCGCCGCCGCTGCCACGGCGACCACGGCGGACGGCAATCCGCCCGAGCCGTCCAGCGATACGGACGGCGGTGAGGAACCCCCCTCGGGTCGGCCCACCAAGTCGCTGCGCGCCGCCGCGGCCCTCGCGGGCGCCCTCCTGATAGCCGTACCGCTCCTGATCGTCGTCACGGACAAGGACGACGACAAGCCGAAGACGGCCGAGGCCGCCTCGGGAGTGACCATCCTGAAGGGCGACGAGGTCGCACCCGGCTCGTACGAGGCCAAGTCGCCCTCGCCCTCGCCTTCGCCCACGGCCGGAAAGGACGACAAGACCAAGAGCGGGAGCAAGGGAGAGAGCGGGAAGAACTCCGCCCTTGACACCACGTCCGAAGTCGGCAAGCCCGATCCCGCTGCGAAGGGGGCCAAGGAGAAGCCCGCCGACGCGAAGGCCAGGACCACCTCGGTGAAGCCCAAGATCGCCGTATCCGGGCCGGGCGCCCAGACCTTCGACAGCAGGTTGCTCTTCAACGTCATGACCGGGATGTGCGCCGATCTCGCCGGCATGGGGAAGGGCAAGCCCGAAGCGCGGATCGTGCAGTACAAGTGCGTCAAGGCCAGGAGCGCGGACAACCAGACGTGGGACTTCGTGAAGAAGCAGCAGGGCAAGGCGCCCGGCGGCCGCGATCTGTACGTGATCCGCAACACCAAGGACGGCCTCTGCATGGACCTGCCGGGGAAGGGCGCCGTGCCGGGCAGGACAGCGGTCCAGGAGTACGGGTGCGACGGCAGCCTCACGGACAACCAGTTGTGGTGGCTGGAGGGCCGGGGCGGCGGCGAGTGGTGGATCCGCAGCTACAGGGCGAGCAACATGTGCCTGGACGTCTGGGGCGAGCACGGTACAGGCGGCCAGAACGCCCGGCTCGGCGTGGCGAAGTGCTCGCCGGGCGACGACCACGCGTGGCGCCTGGCCTGA
- a CDS encoding ABC-F family ATP-binding cassette domain-containing protein → MRSMGHLEAAHLEYYLPDGRVLLGDASFRVGEGAVVALVGANGAGKTTLLRLIAGDLQPHGGTVTVSGGLGVMSQFVGSVRDERTVRDLLVSVAQPRIRDAALAVDKAEHAIMTVDDEAAQMRYAQALSDWAEVRGYEAETLWDMCTSAALGMPYDKAQWRLLSTLSGGEQKRLVLEALLRGPDEVLLLDEPDNYLDVPGKRWLEERLKETRKTVLFVSHDRELLARAAEKIVSVEPSAAGSDVWVHGGGFATYHDARKERFARFEELKRRWDEEHARLKALVHRLRQQAAISPDMASRYHAMQTRFKRFEDAGAPPEPPREQDIKMRLRGGRTGVRAVTCENLELTGLMKPFSLEVYYGERVAVLGSNGSGKSHFLRLLAGGDVAHTGEWKLGARVVAGHFAQTHAHPELLGRTLVDILWTEHAKDRGGAMSVLRRYELERQGDQPFEKLSGGQQARFQILLLELRGTTALLLDEPTDNLDLESAEALQEGLEAYEGTVLAVTHDRWFARTFDRYLVFGSDGVVRETPEPVWDERRVVRAR, encoded by the coding sequence ATGCGGAGCATGGGACATCTAGAAGCGGCACACCTGGAGTACTACCTGCCCGACGGGCGGGTGCTGCTCGGGGACGCGTCGTTCCGGGTGGGGGAAGGCGCCGTCGTCGCGCTGGTCGGGGCGAACGGCGCGGGCAAGACCACCCTGCTGCGGCTGATCGCGGGGGACCTCCAGCCGCACGGCGGGACGGTCACCGTCAGCGGCGGGCTCGGGGTGATGTCGCAGTTCGTCGGTTCCGTACGGGACGAGCGCACGGTCCGCGACCTGCTCGTATCCGTCGCGCAGCCGCGCATCAGGGACGCGGCGCTCGCCGTGGACAAGGCCGAGCACGCGATCATGACCGTCGACGACGAGGCCGCGCAGATGCGGTATGCGCAGGCGCTGAGCGACTGGGCCGAGGTGCGCGGCTACGAGGCCGAGACGCTCTGGGACATGTGCACGAGCGCCGCGCTCGGCATGCCGTACGACAAGGCGCAGTGGCGGTTGCTGTCCACCCTGAGCGGGGGCGAGCAGAAGCGGCTCGTGCTGGAGGCGCTGCTGCGCGGGCCTGACGAGGTGCTGCTGCTCGACGAGCCGGACAACTATCTGGACGTGCCGGGCAAGCGGTGGCTGGAGGAGCGGCTGAAGGAGACCCGTAAGACGGTCCTCTTCGTCTCCCACGACCGGGAACTGCTGGCCAGGGCCGCCGAGAAGATCGTCAGCGTGGAACCGAGCGCGGCGGGCTCCGACGTATGGGTGCACGGCGGCGGCTTCGCGACGTACCACGACGCCCGCAAGGAGCGCTTCGCGCGCTTCGAGGAGCTGAAGCGGCGCTGGGACGAGGAGCACGCGCGGCTGAAGGCGCTGGTGCACCGGCTGCGGCAGCAGGCGGCGATCAGCCCGGACATGGCGTCGCGCTACCACGCGATGCAGACCCGCTTCAAACGGTTCGAGGACGCCGGCGCCCCGCCGGAGCCGCCGCGCGAGCAGGACATCAAGATGCGGCTGCGTGGCGGGCGTACCGGCGTACGGGCCGTGACCTGCGAGAACCTTGAGCTGACCGGCCTGATGAAGCCGTTCTCGCTGGAGGTCTACTACGGCGAGCGGGTGGCCGTGCTCGGCTCGAACGGCTCGGGCAAGTCCCACTTCCTGCGCCTGCTCGCGGGCGGCGACGTCGCGCACACGGGCGAGTGGAAGCTCGGCGCGCGCGTGGTGGCGGGCCACTTCGCCCAGACCCACGCGCACCCGGAGCTGCTGGGCCGGACGCTGGTGGACATCCTGTGGACCGAGCACGCGAAGGACCGGGGCGGGGCGATGTCCGTGCTGCGCCGGTACGAGCTGGAACGGCAGGGGGACCAGCCCTTCGAAAAGCTCTCGGGCGGCCAGCAGGCCCGCTTCCAGATCCTGCTGCTGGAACTGCGCGGCACGACGGCCCTGCTCCTGGACGAGCCGACGGACAACCTGGACCTGGAGTCGGCGGAGGCGCTGCAGGAGGGCCTTGAGGCGTACGAGGGGACGGTGCTGGCGGTGACGCACGACCGCTGGTTCGCCCGGACGTTCGACCGGTACCTGGTGTTCGGCTCGGACGGGGTGGTCCGGGAGACCCCGGAACCGGTCTGGGACGAACGCCGCGTGGTCCGCGCGCGCTAG
- a CDS encoding GNAT family N-acetyltransferase, translating to MRTDTCALGPYRPDLVETYWRWEQDPGLMIGYGRQAPESLEARTEGMAAQLRGGNIRFTVYDTTAETPTPVGVTTLLPDDSVRTAEYVVMLAPEARGRGFGTRATRLTLDYAFHITNLRMVWLKVLAPNTAGVRAYEKAGFKPAGRLREAGYWLGTTCDEILMDALATDFTGPSALKQQNPPTH from the coding sequence ATCCGCACCGACACCTGCGCGCTCGGCCCCTACCGTCCCGACCTCGTCGAGACCTACTGGCGCTGGGAGCAGGATCCCGGGCTCATGATCGGCTACGGACGCCAGGCGCCCGAATCGCTGGAAGCGCGGACGGAGGGCATGGCCGCCCAACTGCGGGGCGGAAATATCCGTTTCACGGTCTACGACACGACGGCGGAGACACCCACCCCCGTCGGAGTCACCACCCTGCTGCCGGACGACTCCGTCCGCACCGCCGAATACGTCGTCATGCTCGCCCCCGAGGCACGCGGCCGGGGTTTCGGCACCCGGGCCACGCGGCTGACGCTCGACTACGCCTTCCACATCACCAATCTACGCATGGTCTGGCTCAAGGTCCTGGCCCCGAACACCGCGGGTGTCCGCGCCTACGAGAAGGCAGGATTCAAGCCCGCCGGACGACTCCGCGAGGCCGGCTACTGGCTCGGGACGACCTGCGACGAGATCCTCATGGACGCGCTCGCCACGGATTTCACGGGCCCGTCGGCTCTTAAGCAGCAGAACCCGCCCACCCACTGA
- a CDS encoding lasso peptide biosynthesis B2 protein — protein MTDLPLPRFATAPAHVRCVDFGHVAVLVDYRTGRVQCLLPAAAARWSEAARTGCLDGMPEDLAKSLLAAGLLTPTALATPWEVPPPATTSVASWGSAEFPAGAQRPSPVRLPRALAAAGALAAVFAVGHVGRPATAMHRVSRLIASATAMCRRPATPAQAAACVLAVRRAAWHSPTRVACLEESAAAVLLLAARRLHVTWCHGVAADPVRLHAWIQTADGSPVAEPPSTRASEPVLTIGARHQHHL, from the coding sequence GTGACTGACCTGCCTCTGCCGCGGTTCGCGACGGCCCCTGCCCACGTCCGATGCGTCGACTTCGGCCATGTCGCGGTCCTCGTCGACTACCGGACCGGCCGCGTCCAATGCCTGCTGCCTGCCGCTGCCGCGCGGTGGAGCGAGGCAGCCAGAACCGGCTGCCTCGACGGTATGCCGGAAGACCTCGCCAAAAGCCTGCTGGCCGCAGGTCTCCTCACCCCCACCGCGCTTGCCACCCCTTGGGAGGTTCCGCCGCCCGCCACCACGTCCGTGGCGAGTTGGGGCAGTGCGGAGTTTCCCGCCGGGGCACAACGGCCCTCGCCCGTCCGCCTGCCGAGGGCACTTGCTGCAGCCGGCGCACTGGCCGCTGTCTTCGCCGTCGGACACGTCGGACGCCCTGCAACGGCCATGCACCGCGTGAGCCGGCTAATCGCATCCGCTACAGCGATGTGCCGCCGACCCGCCACGCCGGCGCAAGCGGCCGCCTGCGTACTGGCCGTCCGCCGTGCCGCATGGCACAGTCCGACACGCGTGGCCTGCCTGGAAGAATCCGCCGCCGCCGTCCTGCTGCTGGCCGCGCGCCGTCTGCACGTCACCTGGTGCCACGGCGTCGCCGCCGATCCGGTCCGGCTGCACGCCTGGATACAGACCGCCGACGGAAGTCCCGTCGCAGAACCGCCGTCCACCCGGGCGTCCGAGCCCGTCCTCACCATCGGAGCCCGACATCAGCACCACCTCTGA
- a CDS encoding albusnodin/ikarugamycin family macrolactam cyclase, translated as MIFGGFSTLDHTCPRPEGAQSLAAGSTAWRLGEGQSHASVVGAGHRRVLVLGRCGATAGELRQLAEMPVPADVTWRWPGAYTVVEETVEAVVVHTDPVAAQPVYTASYRHTWAWCTSPRALAALTGATVDIQRLACAVFLPSIPALAGSRSFFTAVEQLPPGSRVELPADGGRLRRTTTWRPDPVSGHPPHQRLRAALTSAVTLRVAHDPGLSCDMSGGLDSTTVALLAATALPPGLRLDAITIHPEDDLDGADLRYARLAAAAHPTRLSHHLLPLSRRHLPYTAITDVPATDEPAPSTLTQARLTAQLHWMRDRLGSHTHLTGDGGDSVLFQPPIHLADLVRHHRWRRALGEAAGWARLRHTTAPAVLREAISTAAVGRSEALTRLVRDIGAPARNDHGHIQWFPLLPFPAFADLSVQHLLTHAAQQAAAAPDPMPDLDAAVRTLVDDIREVARTAAADAALAGGCGVDLNNPFLDPAVVDTILTVRLDERPRVHTYKPLLSSAGRHVLPVAVANRSTKGSFDADHYTGMRTNLPQLLSLADGHLAALGLIDPAPFRRHVRRAAAGVPMPLATVEQALAAEAWLVAHHRDPAPVWSTTRPGSARD; from the coding sequence GTGATCTTCGGCGGTTTCAGCACGCTCGACCACACCTGCCCGAGACCGGAAGGCGCCCAATCACTTGCCGCCGGATCGACCGCGTGGAGGCTCGGGGAAGGTCAGTCGCACGCGAGCGTCGTCGGAGCGGGCCACCGACGGGTCCTGGTGCTGGGACGGTGCGGCGCCACCGCCGGCGAACTGCGGCAGCTGGCCGAGATGCCTGTCCCCGCCGACGTCACATGGCGGTGGCCCGGCGCGTACACCGTGGTGGAGGAGACCGTCGAAGCTGTCGTGGTGCACACCGATCCCGTGGCCGCACAGCCTGTCTACACGGCCTCGTACCGGCACACATGGGCATGGTGCACCTCGCCCAGGGCGCTGGCGGCGCTGACCGGGGCAACCGTCGACATCCAGCGACTGGCTTGCGCTGTCTTCCTCCCGTCGATCCCCGCGCTGGCGGGGTCACGGAGCTTCTTCACCGCTGTGGAACAGCTGCCGCCCGGCAGCCGCGTCGAACTTCCCGCCGACGGCGGCAGATTGCGCCGCACGACCACATGGCGCCCCGATCCTGTCTCCGGCCACCCCCCGCACCAGCGATTACGTGCGGCCCTGACCAGCGCGGTAACACTGCGGGTCGCTCATGACCCCGGGCTGTCGTGCGACATGTCCGGCGGACTGGACTCCACGACCGTCGCGCTGCTCGCCGCGACGGCGCTCCCGCCCGGACTACGCCTCGACGCGATCACGATCCACCCTGAAGACGATCTCGACGGTGCGGACCTGCGTTACGCACGACTGGCCGCCGCCGCACACCCGACACGCCTCTCGCACCATCTGCTGCCGCTAAGTCGCCGGCATCTGCCCTACACCGCGATCACCGACGTACCGGCCACCGACGAACCGGCGCCCTCCACCCTCACCCAGGCGCGCCTGACGGCTCAACTCCACTGGATGCGCGATCGGCTGGGCTCACACACCCATCTGACGGGCGACGGAGGGGACAGCGTTCTCTTCCAACCGCCCATCCACCTGGCGGACCTGGTCCGCCACCACCGCTGGCGGCGCGCGCTGGGCGAGGCCGCGGGCTGGGCACGGCTACGGCACACGACGGCCCCGGCCGTCCTGCGTGAAGCGATCAGCACAGCTGCTGTCGGGCGCTCCGAAGCCTTGACCCGACTCGTCCGTGACATCGGCGCGCCCGCCAGGAACGATCACGGCCACATCCAGTGGTTTCCGCTGCTGCCGTTCCCCGCCTTCGCCGACCTGTCCGTCCAGCACCTCCTGACTCATGCGGCCCAGCAGGCTGCCGCTGCCCCCGATCCGATGCCGGACCTGGACGCCGCCGTACGGACTCTGGTGGACGACATCCGTGAGGTCGCCCGCACCGCGGCCGCCGATGCCGCCCTGGCCGGAGGATGCGGCGTCGATCTGAACAACCCTTTTCTCGATCCGGCGGTGGTGGACACGATCCTCACGGTCCGGCTGGACGAGCGCCCGCGCGTGCATACGTACAAGCCGCTACTCAGCAGCGCGGGCCGGCACGTACTGCCCGTCGCCGTCGCGAACCGCAGCACCAAGGGAAGCTTCGACGCGGACCACTACACGGGAATGCGCACCAACCTCCCGCAGCTCCTGAGCCTCGCGGACGGCCACCTCGCCGCGCTCGGGCTCATCGATCCCGCACCGTTCCGCCGCCATGTCCGCCGGGCGGCGGCCGGGGTCCCCATGCCGCTGGCCACGGTCGAGCAGGCCCTCGCCGCCGAGGCGTGGCTCGTCGCGCACCATCGCGATCCCGCCCCTGTCTGGAGCACGACGCGTCCAGGGAGTGCCCGTGACTGA
- a CDS encoding albusnodin family lasso peptide produces the protein MDDLRIDALSDDEVLMVDIGDAADLTEGQGQGSSEDKRRAYNSCG, from the coding sequence ATGGACGACCTCCGGATCGATGCTCTCTCCGATGACGAAGTGCTGATGGTCGACATCGGCGATGCCGCAGACCTGACCGAGGGACAGGGGCAGGGCAGCAGCGAGGACAAGCGCAGGGCCTACAACTCCTGCGGCTGA
- a CDS encoding M20 family metallopeptidase, producing MSNNLVARATERSASVIGLAQELIRLPSRGGVDDYAPVLGILESWLTGRSLPHRRLYDGTGQLVGLLVEIAGGRPGPWWTLDACVDTAPFGDESAWSFPPTAGDVVGTWLRGRGAADSKLAASVFCHIAADLYLDAAELTGGLAVLLDVDEHTGGFGGARAYLADERAARPAGVMIGYPGMDEVVVGGRGLWRAEITVHAPSGHSGSRRTVVSAISRAARLVQLLDAAELPEAPAGGTGFPLPPKLSVTAVRGGEGFSVTADRCDMNVDFRTTPEFTVEDADKLVRKAAAQLDADLPGPAPTDVTEITSWPPFRLEPDQQPAAALLAGAAEMGLAVRAKVAGPSNIGNLLAGHGIPATAGFGVPYEGLHGIDERADLAELPRVHAVYHHAVLALLGRR from the coding sequence GTGAGCAACAACCTGGTGGCGCGCGCCACCGAGCGGTCGGCTTCGGTGATCGGCCTCGCCCAGGAGCTGATCCGGCTGCCGAGCCGCGGTGGCGTCGACGACTACGCGCCCGTGCTCGGAATCCTGGAGTCCTGGCTGACCGGGCGGTCGCTGCCGCACCGCAGGCTGTACGACGGGACAGGACAGCTGGTCGGTCTGCTCGTGGAGATCGCAGGTGGCAGGCCGGGGCCGTGGTGGACGCTCGACGCGTGCGTGGACACCGCGCCGTTCGGTGACGAGAGCGCGTGGTCGTTCCCGCCCACGGCCGGTGACGTGGTCGGCACCTGGCTCCGGGGCCGGGGGGCCGCCGACTCGAAGCTGGCCGCCTCGGTGTTCTGTCACATCGCCGCCGACCTGTACCTCGACGCCGCCGAACTGACGGGCGGTCTGGCGGTCCTGCTCGATGTGGACGAGCACACCGGCGGCTTCGGCGGCGCCCGCGCCTATCTCGCCGACGAGCGGGCCGCCCGTCCGGCGGGGGTGATGATCGGCTATCCGGGCATGGACGAGGTTGTCGTCGGCGGACGCGGTCTGTGGAGGGCCGAGATCACGGTGCACGCTCCCTCGGGACACTCCGGCTCCCGCCGTACGGTGGTCAGCGCCATCTCCCGGGCGGCCCGGCTGGTACAGCTGCTCGACGCGGCGGAACTCCCCGAGGCCCCGGCCGGAGGGACGGGTTTCCCGTTGCCGCCGAAGCTGAGCGTCACCGCCGTACGAGGCGGCGAAGGCTTCTCCGTCACCGCCGACCGGTGCGACATGAACGTGGACTTCCGCACGACCCCTGAGTTCACCGTCGAGGACGCCGACAAGCTGGTCCGGAAGGCCGCCGCCCAGCTCGACGCCGATCTTCCGGGTCCCGCGCCCACCGACGTCACCGAGATCACGTCGTGGCCCCCCTTTCGCCTGGAGCCCGACCAACAGCCCGCGGCGGCCCTGCTGGCCGGAGCCGCCGAGATGGGCCTGGCGGTGCGGGCGAAGGTCGCCGGTCCGTCCAACATCGGCAACTTGCTGGCCGGGCACGGCATCCCTGCCACCGCCGGGTTCGGCGTGCCTTACGAAGGTCTGCACGGCATCGACGAACGTGCCGATCTGGCGGAACTCCCCCGGGTCCACGCGGTCTACCACCACGCTGTCCTCGCCCTCCTGGGCCGCCGATGA
- a CDS encoding XRE family transcriptional regulator → MTLEEAAERLNAITGGATDASLLSAWESGRKRTGIKNRAGLCRLYDERSEVLFAHQDRDSGASDAAGTEVAARVLARYADLAQAMVDVVTGAREQLVVTGSRSRETAYLPAIERAVAERPDLVHYRVLYGPPHHHALTDHLMRLLALRDPAERRNGVKTLHIGLAEPPAARERFFVASERAAVVPLPSFHGAEGFDCGLLLGREAALGLVRHGREACAAARHVETMEAVRALPLR, encoded by the coding sequence TTGACGCTGGAAGAGGCAGCGGAACGGCTGAACGCGATCACCGGCGGCGCGACGGACGCGAGTCTCCTCAGCGCCTGGGAGTCGGGCCGCAAACGGACCGGGATCAAGAATCGTGCAGGGCTGTGCAGGCTTTACGACGAGCGTTCCGAAGTCCTCTTCGCCCATCAGGACAGGGACTCGGGTGCCTCGGACGCGGCCGGTACCGAGGTGGCCGCGCGCGTACTGGCCCGCTATGCCGATCTCGCCCAGGCGATGGTCGACGTGGTGACCGGCGCCCGCGAACAGCTCGTCGTGACCGGAAGCCGCAGCCGCGAGACGGCATACCTGCCGGCGATCGAGAGGGCGGTGGCGGAGCGGCCGGACCTCGTCCACTACCGGGTGCTCTACGGTCCGCCGCATCATCACGCGCTCACGGACCACCTGATGCGTCTGCTGGCACTGCGCGATCCCGCCGAGCGCCGCAACGGGGTCAAGACGCTGCACATCGGCCTGGCGGAGCCGCCCGCCGCGCGGGAGCGCTTCTTCGTGGCGTCGGAACGGGCCGCCGTTGTCCCGCTGCCGAGCTTCCACGGCGCTGAAGGCTTCGACTGCGGGCTGCTGCTGGGCCGTGAGGCCGCCCTCGGGCTGGTACGACACGGGCGGGAGGCCTGTGCCGCCGCCCGGCATGTGGAGACGATGGAGGCTGTCCGCGCGCTGCCGCTCCGGTAG
- the rplM gene encoding 50S ribosomal protein L13, which yields MRTYSPKPGDVTRQWHIIDAQDIVLGRLATTAANLLRGKHKPIYAPHVDTGDFVIIINADKVHLSGNKRTQKMAYRHSGYPGGLRSVRYDELLAKNPEKAVEKAIKGMIPKNTLGRQMISKLKIYAGDQHPHAAQQPVPFEITQVAQ from the coding sequence GTGCGTACGTACAGCCCCAAGCCCGGCGATGTGACGCGTCAGTGGCACATCATCGACGCGCAGGACATCGTCCTGGGCCGTCTGGCGACCACCGCCGCTAACCTCCTCCGGGGTAAGCACAAGCCGATCTATGCACCCCACGTCGACACCGGTGACTTCGTCATCATCATCAACGCCGACAAGGTGCACCTCTCCGGCAACAAGCGCACTCAGAAGATGGCGTACCGCCACTCCGGTTACCCGGGTGGTCTGCGGTCCGTCCGCTATGACGAGCTTCTCGCCAAGAACCCCGAGAAGGCCGTCGAGAAGGCCATCAAGGGCATGATCCCCAAGAACACCCTGGGCCGTCAGATGATCTCGAAGCTCAAGATCTACGCGGGCGACCAGCATCCGCATGCTGCTCAGCAGCCTGTCCCGTTCGAGATCACCCAGGTCGCGCAGTAG
- the rpsI gene encoding 30S ribosomal protein S9 — protein MAETTVETPAEAPEAEETFDAVTTFESETPVEGEYTSESLASRFGDPQPAAGLGRRKNAIARVRIVPGSGKWKINGRTLEEYFPNKVHQQAVNEPFKVLELDNRYDVIARISGGGVSGQAGALRLGVARSLNEADVDNNRAPLKKAGFLSRDDRAVERKKAGLKKARKAPQYSKR, from the coding sequence GTGGCCGAGACCACTGTTGAGACGCCCGCCGAAGCCCCCGAGGCCGAGGAGACATTCGACGCGGTGACGACTTTCGAGTCGGAGACCCCCGTCGAGGGCGAGTACACCTCCGAGTCCCTGGCGTCCCGCTTCGGCGACCCCCAGCCGGCTGCCGGCCTGGGCCGTCGGAAGAACGCCATCGCCCGTGTCCGGATCGTTCCGGGCAGCGGCAAGTGGAAGATCAACGGTCGCACCCTTGAGGAGTACTTCCCCAACAAGGTGCACCAGCAGGCTGTCAACGAGCCCTTCAAGGTGCTTGAGCTCGACAACCGCTACGACGTCATCGCCCGCATCTCGGGCGGCGGCGTCTCCGGCCAGGCCGGCGCGCTGCGCCTCGGTGTGGCCCGCTCGCTGAACGAGGCGGACGTGGACAACAACCGCGCCCCGCTGAAGAAGGCCGGATTCCTCAGCCGCGACGACCGTGCGGTCGAGCGTAAGAAGGCCGGTCTGAAGAAGGCCCGTAAGGCTCCGCAGTACAGCAAGCGCTAA